Proteins found in one Kineosporia corallincola genomic segment:
- a CDS encoding acetamidase/formamidase family protein, with protein sequence MALSHLAPPTWSVLQPLSGAEALDAGLPYLPATPATTSWGRLPSDADAPVMSVEPGTTVVVDTVSHEGILEDQGGDPVAFFGRHGIAAHDVLSDAITIASSGTHDLTGGPHVVTGPIEVRGAQPGDLIAVHMGPLTPRTHYGIVSSRHHRGLLPGTFPAEGPVTSVFCLLDEPGTDQVRATLPLRPGDAERPIRFPLQPFLGTVGVATPGERRHSVPPGPHGGNLDIRLLVTGTTLYLPVQVPGAGVYVGDPHFAQGNGEIALTALEAPLRATLTLDLIPADQARARFGSVAGPFAVTPEFLVPTGLDEDLDVAVARCGENAVALLGAAFGVHPEIAYAYLSAATDFEISQVVDLVKGSHAMIRLSDFAALGRELAR encoded by the coding sequence ATGGCCCTGTCCCACCTGGCGCCACCGACCTGGTCGGTACTCCAGCCCTTGTCCGGCGCCGAGGCGCTCGACGCGGGCCTGCCCTACCTGCCGGCCACCCCGGCCACCACGTCCTGGGGCCGGCTGCCCTCGGACGCCGACGCCCCGGTGATGAGCGTCGAGCCCGGCACCACGGTCGTGGTCGACACCGTCAGCCACGAAGGCATTCTCGAGGACCAGGGCGGCGACCCGGTGGCCTTCTTCGGCCGCCACGGGATCGCCGCGCACGACGTGCTGAGCGACGCGATCACGATCGCCAGCTCCGGCACCCACGACCTCACCGGTGGCCCGCACGTGGTCACCGGCCCGATCGAGGTGCGCGGCGCGCAGCCGGGCGACCTGATCGCCGTCCACATGGGCCCCCTGACCCCGCGCACCCACTACGGCATCGTCTCCAGCCGCCACCACCGCGGCCTGCTGCCCGGCACCTTCCCCGCCGAGGGACCGGTCACCAGCGTCTTCTGCCTGCTCGACGAGCCCGGCACCGACCAGGTCCGGGCCACCCTGCCGCTGCGCCCCGGTGACGCCGAGCGCCCGATCCGGTTCCCGCTCCAGCCGTTCCTGGGCACGGTGGGCGTGGCCACGCCGGGCGAGCGCCGGCACTCGGTACCGCCCGGCCCGCACGGCGGCAATCTCGACATCCGGCTGCTGGTCACCGGAACCACCCTGTACCTGCCGGTGCAGGTGCCCGGCGCCGGGGTGTACGTGGGCGACCCGCACTTCGCGCAGGGCAACGGCGAGATCGCCCTGACCGCACTGGAGGCCCCGCTGCGGGCCACCCTGACGCTCGACCTGATCCCGGCCGACCAGGCCCGGGCCCGATTCGGTTCCGTGGCCGGGCCTTTCGCCGTCACACCGGAGTTCCTGGTGCCCACGGGCCTGGACGAGGACCTGGACGTGGCCGTGGCCCGGTGCGGCGAGAACGCCGTGGCCCTGCTCGGGGCCGCGTTCGGGGTGCATCCCGAGATCGCCTACGCCTACCTGTCCGCCGCCACCGACTTCGAGATCTCCCAGGTGGTCGACCTGGTGAAGGGATCGCACGCGATGATCCGCCTGTCCGACTTCGCCGCCCTGGGAAGGGAACTCGCCCGATGA
- a CDS encoding ABC transporter ATP-binding protein produces MASIPAPTPAVTPALTQATSAPAPLIEFRQVQKTYSNGFQAVTPFDLSVGAGEIVSLVGPSGCGKTTVIRMAAGLSAVSGGELVRRTDQLAYVFQDPTLLAWRNVRSNVELVAKLKGVDKATRSAAATAAIEMVGLGAFEKSLPRQLSGGMKMRVSLARAITSAPELMMMDEPFAALDEFTRENMQKELLRLWRASGFGAMFITHSISEAVNLGHRIVVMAAKPGRIARIIDSPSPPTQDDAPRDKQALAATAELVSSLLAGDEA; encoded by the coding sequence ATGGCGTCCATCCCCGCTCCCACCCCCGCCGTCACCCCCGCGCTCACCCAGGCCACGTCCGCGCCCGCCCCGCTGATCGAGTTCCGGCAGGTGCAGAAGACCTACAGCAACGGGTTCCAGGCCGTGACCCCGTTCGACCTGAGTGTCGGGGCGGGTGAGATCGTCTCCCTGGTCGGGCCTTCCGGGTGCGGCAAGACCACCGTCATCCGGATGGCGGCCGGGCTCAGCGCGGTGTCCGGCGGTGAGCTGGTGCGCCGTACCGATCAGCTCGCCTACGTGTTCCAGGACCCGACGCTGCTGGCCTGGCGCAACGTGCGCAGCAACGTGGAACTCGTGGCCAAGCTCAAGGGTGTCGACAAGGCCACCCGGTCGGCCGCGGCCACCGCCGCCATCGAGATGGTGGGGCTCGGGGCGTTCGAGAAGTCGCTGCCCCGGCAGCTTTCCGGCGGTATGAAGATGCGGGTCTCCCTGGCCCGCGCGATCACCAGCGCGCCCGAGCTGATGATGATGGACGAGCCGTTCGCCGCGCTGGACGAGTTCACCCGCGAGAACATGCAGAAGGAACTGCTGCGCCTGTGGCGCGCCAGCGGTTTCGGCGCCATGTTCATCACCCACTCGATCAGCGAGGCGGTGAACCTGGGGCACCGCATCGTCGTCATGGCGGCGAAACCGGGCCGCATCGCCCGGATCATCGACTCGCCGAGCCCGCCCACGCAGGACGACGCGCCTCGCGACAAGCAAGCCCTCGCGGCGACCGCCGAACTGGTGTCGTCACTGCTCGCAGGAGACGAAGCATGA
- a CDS encoding glycosyltransferase, whose translation MKVLLVGPDHPGGSLPPYLDVLATHLRRLGAHVDRLGSAGVPYDQDRDEFLPIQRILVAAQDLAAQADPGAYDLLSLHFGNLELEQLLPTIWQPRFGTVGPPAVAHVHALEPTLFRRHRPNTQLTNAVDKTLTGSARVFFGDYGRRILEARLPNTAGQLSRTIALPTTIPEDVRPSTSPRLNAVLRDPRPGTTVLTLSGYAAPWKDVPGLVQALKLTRSRLRVVLAGPFWDDPAQAGADLRSAVGRAVRLGRAAEFVVLPEYLDGSARATLVAGSHAGLFPYQPDATFQGSGAIADYLVAGRPVIATDVANMSELIQAAGTVVAPGEPKILAAALDRLALDSNYRSRVTDAARARSSQFTAASHAAQCLSFYREIVGRTPCRTEN comes from the coding sequence ATGAAAGTGCTGCTGGTCGGACCCGACCACCCCGGGGGCAGTCTCCCGCCCTACCTCGATGTCCTGGCCACCCACCTGCGCCGTCTCGGAGCGCACGTCGATCGCCTCGGATCAGCCGGGGTGCCCTACGACCAGGACCGCGACGAATTCCTACCCATACAGCGGATACTGGTCGCGGCCCAAGACCTCGCCGCGCAAGCCGACCCCGGCGCCTACGACCTGCTCAGCCTCCACTTCGGCAACCTCGAACTCGAGCAACTCCTGCCGACGATCTGGCAGCCCCGCTTCGGAACCGTTGGCCCGCCAGCCGTGGCACACGTCCACGCGCTGGAACCGACCCTCTTCCGCCGGCACCGCCCGAACACCCAACTCACGAACGCCGTTGACAAGACCCTGACCGGCAGCGCCCGGGTCTTCTTCGGCGACTACGGCCGCCGGATCCTAGAGGCCCGACTGCCCAACACCGCCGGCCAGCTCTCGCGCACGATTGCGTTACCCACCACCATTCCCGAGGACGTCCGCCCCTCCACCAGCCCGCGCTTGAATGCCGTGCTGCGCGATCCGCGCCCCGGCACCACGGTGCTGACACTGAGCGGATACGCCGCGCCGTGGAAAGACGTCCCCGGTCTCGTCCAGGCGCTGAAGCTGACCCGTTCCCGGCTGCGGGTCGTGTTGGCCGGACCGTTCTGGGATGACCCGGCCCAAGCCGGAGCCGACCTTCGGTCCGCTGTCGGGCGTGCGGTCCGGCTGGGAAGAGCTGCTGAGTTCGTGGTCCTGCCGGAGTATCTGGATGGCTCGGCCCGGGCCACGCTCGTTGCCGGCAGCCATGCCGGGCTCTTTCCCTACCAACCGGATGCCACGTTCCAGGGCTCGGGCGCGATCGCTGACTACCTGGTCGCCGGCCGCCCGGTCATCGCGACCGACGTGGCCAACATGAGCGAGCTGATCCAGGCCGCCGGCACCGTTGTAGCGCCCGGTGAGCCCAAGATTCTGGCGGCCGCCCTCGACCGGCTGGCCTTGGATTCCAACTACCGCAGCCGTGTCACCGATGCCGCGAGAGCGCGCTCGTCACAGTTCACGGCCGCGTCTCATGCAGCGCAGTGCCTGTCCTTCTACCGAGAGATCGTGGGGAGAACGCCATGCAGAACGGAGAACTGA
- a CDS encoding histidine phosphatase family protein, which yields MQNGELTIARHGQAWCNTEQVIEGPDRCRGLTPTGRQQAEFLAQRLAIEHTHHPYDALYTSPIPRAAQTADAIAQTTGLAPNVIEDLREPDYGAADGCRWEEVIAQFGAAPNLYPERPLAAGAESSHHHQKRVHHALRELLERHRGQRVLLVGHGETVTAAHHFFCGLDSAETLPLGFAAHQSALTTWQQQPVSWLRPGDGQRWVLLCHNDIAHIAGAR from the coding sequence ATGCAGAACGGAGAACTGACCATCGCCCGTCACGGGCAGGCCTGGTGTAACACCGAGCAGGTCATCGAAGGGCCGGACCGGTGCCGCGGACTGACCCCCACGGGCCGCCAGCAGGCCGAGTTCCTCGCCCAGCGCCTGGCCATCGAGCACACCCACCATCCCTACGACGCCCTCTACACCAGCCCGATCCCGCGAGCAGCCCAGACCGCCGACGCGATCGCCCAGACCACTGGTCTGGCTCCGAACGTGATCGAGGACCTGCGCGAACCTGACTACGGCGCCGCAGACGGCTGCCGCTGGGAAGAGGTCATCGCCCAGTTCGGAGCCGCCCCGAACCTGTACCCCGAGCGGCCCCTGGCCGCAGGCGCCGAATCGTCGCACCACCATCAAAAACGCGTCCACCACGCCCTGCGTGAGCTACTGGAGCGTCACCGCGGCCAGCGGGTCCTGCTGGTCGGTCACGGCGAGACCGTCACCGCCGCCCACCATTTTTTCTGCGGCCTGGACAGCGCCGAAACCTTGCCTCTCGGGTTCGCCGCTCACCAGAGCGCGCTCACGACGTGGCAGCAGCAACCGGTCTCCTGGCTGCGGCCCGGCGACGGACAGCGCTGGGTCCTGCTCTGCCACAACGACATCGCCCACATCGCAGGTGCCCGATGA
- a CDS encoding FadR/GntR family transcriptional regulator — translation MNTSPDAQDERDGRRLVSATVLGLPASGPDLLRGTVGSEISAHLEKLIAVGDLRPGDRLPSERTLAATWNVSRASLREAMHELEAKHLLERRPGRGTTVLPAPERVQTLYSQLSDAEHQLRDVAELRETIEPRLAELAAVRATRSNLIELENVLRQSTAEADPEESLRLDLEFHMLLAAASQNPLMSAINTVIGSWTSATRTLSHSTRYAREVSYLGHRAIVEAVRAGNAPAARTAMARHLADVAALTRDEFDTSHAERGNP, via the coding sequence GTGAACACTTCCCCGGACGCCCAGGACGAGCGGGACGGTCGCCGCCTCGTCTCCGCGACCGTTCTCGGGCTCCCGGCCTCCGGGCCCGACCTGCTGCGCGGCACCGTGGGCTCGGAGATCTCCGCGCACCTCGAGAAGCTCATCGCCGTGGGCGATCTGCGGCCCGGCGACCGGCTGCCCTCGGAGCGCACGCTGGCGGCCACCTGGAACGTCTCGCGGGCCTCGCTGCGCGAGGCGATGCACGAGCTGGAGGCCAAGCATCTGCTGGAGCGCCGCCCAGGCCGGGGCACCACCGTGCTGCCGGCCCCGGAACGGGTGCAGACGCTCTACTCCCAGCTGTCCGACGCCGAGCACCAGCTGCGGGACGTGGCCGAACTGCGCGAGACGATCGAGCCCCGGCTGGCCGAGCTGGCCGCCGTCCGGGCCACCCGCTCCAACCTGATCGAGCTGGAGAACGTCCTCCGGCAGTCCACGGCCGAGGCCGACCCCGAGGAGTCGCTGCGCCTGGACCTGGAGTTCCACATGCTCCTGGCCGCGGCGTCGCAGAATCCGCTGATGTCGGCCATCAACACCGTCATCGGCTCCTGGACCTCGGCCACCCGGACCCTGTCCCACTCCACCCGCTACGCCCGCGAGGTCTCCTACCTGGGCCACCGCGCGATCGTCGAGGCGGTGCGGGCCGGCAACGCCCCGGCCGCCCGCACCGCGATGGCGCGGCACCTGGCCGACGTCGCCGCGCTCACCCGGGACGAGTTCGACACCTCCCACGCAGAACGAGGAAATCCCTGA
- a CDS encoding SGNH/GDSL hydrolase family protein, whose amino-acid sequence MRYLAIGDSFTEGVGDVLPDGSVRGWADLVGAGLAASTGSVVQYANLAVRGRLVTPIMTEQVDAALAMDPPPTLVTLNGGGNDLLRPGMSPQRIIDLTEQATTRLADAGVRVALLCGPDPSGGLPLSNLVHNRAELLTSRVHDLGQRLGTTVIDVFHDEEIRRGGYWSPDRLHLNAAGHHRVAALVLAGLGHHDVTEVLMPDPEPRRGPLSEARYYVQHVGPWVGRRLRRRSSGDGRSAKYPGWIDVEPGILAS is encoded by the coding sequence ATGCGATACCTGGCGATCGGCGACAGCTTCACCGAGGGCGTCGGTGACGTGCTCCCGGACGGTTCCGTGCGGGGCTGGGCCGATCTGGTCGGGGCCGGGCTGGCCGCCTCGACCGGGTCGGTCGTGCAGTACGCCAACCTCGCGGTCCGCGGCAGACTGGTCACGCCGATCATGACCGAGCAGGTGGACGCGGCGCTGGCCATGGACCCGCCGCCGACCCTGGTCACGCTCAACGGCGGCGGCAACGACCTACTGCGGCCGGGCATGTCGCCGCAGCGCATCATCGACCTCACCGAGCAGGCCACCACCCGTCTGGCGGACGCCGGTGTGCGGGTGGCGCTGCTGTGCGGCCCGGACCCCTCGGGCGGGCTGCCGCTGAGCAACCTCGTGCACAACCGGGCCGAGCTGCTGACCTCACGCGTGCACGACCTCGGCCAGCGGCTCGGCACCACCGTGATCGACGTGTTCCACGACGAGGAGATCCGCCGCGGCGGCTACTGGTCGCCCGACCGCCTGCACCTCAACGCGGCCGGGCACCACCGGGTCGCCGCCCTGGTCCTGGCCGGGCTCGGCCACCACGACGTGACCGAGGTGCTGATGCCCGACCCCGAGCCCCGGCGCGGCCCGCTCAGCGAGGCCCGCTACTACGTGCAGCACGTGGGCCCCTGGGTCGGTCGCCGGCTGCGCCGCCGCTCCTCCGGCGACGGGCGCTCGGCGAAGTACCCCGGCTGGATCGACGTGGAGCCGGGAATCCTGGCCTCGTAG
- a CDS encoding cysteine hydrolase family protein, with the protein MSTETPVPRRATAPLPHRNTWSFPDSPGSPGRPDSSGGQAAPDGPAGRVDLRRTVPQPLPVDLPALPTPVTADLTRSALVVVDMQNDFCTPGGWLDGIGVDVSVLAPATQALRQLVPAARANGVPVIWVNWGNRLDQANLPPGVAHVYDPQGQGVGIGSEMPNGSKVLTRDSWGAALIDGLTREPGDISVDKYRMSGFWDTPLDSILRNLRVDTLFLAGVNSDQCVYATLVDAACLGYDVVLVDGASATTSPAYCHDATLYNTRQCYGFSVEAGDLVTALEGTVK; encoded by the coding sequence GTGAGCACCGAAACCCCTGTCCCCCGGCGCGCGACCGCGCCCCTGCCGCACCGCAACACCTGGTCGTTCCCCGACAGCCCTGGCAGCCCTGGCCGCCCCGACAGCTCTGGCGGGCAGGCCGCACCTGACGGGCCGGCCGGCCGGGTGGACCTGCGCCGCACCGTCCCGCAGCCGCTTCCGGTCGACCTGCCCGCCCTGCCCACCCCGGTCACCGCCGACCTGACCCGCAGCGCCCTGGTCGTGGTGGACATGCAGAACGACTTCTGCACCCCGGGCGGCTGGCTGGACGGCATCGGGGTGGACGTCAGTGTGCTCGCCCCGGCCACGCAGGCCCTGCGGCAGCTTGTGCCGGCCGCCCGGGCCAACGGTGTGCCGGTGATCTGGGTGAACTGGGGCAACCGCCTGGACCAGGCCAACCTGCCGCCCGGTGTGGCCCACGTCTACGACCCGCAGGGCCAGGGCGTCGGCATCGGCTCCGAGATGCCCAACGGCTCAAAGGTTCTCACCCGGGACAGCTGGGGCGCGGCGCTGATCGACGGCCTGACCCGGGAGCCCGGCGACATCAGTGTGGACAAGTACCGGATGAGCGGGTTCTGGGACACGCCCCTGGACTCGATCCTGCGCAACCTGCGGGTGGACACGCTGTTCCTGGCCGGGGTCAACTCCGACCAGTGTGTGTACGCCACACTCGTGGACGCCGCCTGCCTGGGCTACGACGTGGTGCTGGTCGACGGCGCCAGCGCCACCACCAGCCCGGCCTACTGCCACGACGCCACGCTCTACAACACCCGCCAGTGCTACGGCTTCTCCGTCGAGGCCGGCGACCTGGTGACCGCTCTGGAAGGAACCGTGAAATGA
- a CDS encoding cupin domain-containing protein: MTTPAPILRHLDDVVPQLISPADTVKLALLAGPADGSPTSVFFEVWEPGGAQPVNAHEESTEIFVVLSGTGRAHSDEHVVDLRAGDCLILHPESNHRIFNTSETDRLYAVTIMCNDDGAMPGGFAELVAKGTVTEWNGTDQAVLGGER; encoded by the coding sequence ATGACCACTCCCGCACCGATCCTGCGCCACCTCGACGACGTCGTCCCGCAGCTCATCTCGCCCGCCGACACGGTCAAGCTGGCCCTGCTGGCCGGCCCCGCGGACGGCTCGCCCACGAGCGTGTTCTTCGAGGTCTGGGAGCCCGGCGGCGCCCAGCCGGTGAACGCCCACGAGGAGTCGACCGAGATCTTCGTGGTGCTCTCCGGCACCGGCCGCGCCCACAGCGACGAGCACGTGGTCGACCTCAGGGCCGGTGACTGCCTGATCCTGCACCCGGAGTCGAACCACCGGATCTTCAACACCTCCGAGACCGACCGGCTCTACGCCGTGACCATCATGTGCAACGACGACGGCGCCATGCCCGGCGGTTTCGCCGAGCTGGTGGCCAAGGGCACGGTCACCGAGTGGAACGGCACCGACCAGGCGGTCCTGGGCGGCGAGCGCTGA
- a CDS encoding ABC transporter substrate-binding protein codes for MSLFSRGRRSVLAGIALVPALALAACGGSGSSSAEAGGTTDIKVVLGWYANSESGGYYAAQDEGLYADHNVDVTIQQGGPNVAGTTIVASGKAEMGIGDAASVALAQEQGIPIVTVAAIYQDNPVGVLVHSDSGMDSFDDMENHTWMVQTGNTGAEYMQKEKGLTFKTQAYQGSIANFLDDKSLVQQGWPTNEQYQALKAGVETKFFSYASAGYNPYNDVIFTSKSYLEKNPQAVKDFLAASMQGWSDYMGDVDVATSTNEQLMKVNPEQTSDALWYAWDKQRDFIATGDGEQQIGAMSSERWSTLVDQLTKLGVLTKEIDPADLFDNSYLPTVPAPSTLPDAPADSY; via the coding sequence ATGTCCCTGTTTTCCCGCGGTCGGCGCAGCGTGCTCGCCGGCATCGCCCTGGTCCCCGCCCTGGCCCTGGCCGCGTGCGGCGGTTCCGGCAGCTCCTCCGCCGAGGCCGGCGGCACCACCGACATCAAGGTCGTGCTCGGCTGGTACGCCAACTCCGAGAGCGGCGGCTACTACGCCGCCCAGGATGAGGGCCTGTACGCGGATCACAACGTCGACGTCACCATCCAGCAGGGCGGGCCGAACGTCGCCGGCACCACGATCGTGGCCTCCGGCAAGGCCGAGATGGGCATCGGCGACGCGGCCAGCGTCGCCCTGGCCCAGGAGCAGGGCATCCCGATCGTCACGGTCGCCGCGATCTACCAGGACAACCCGGTCGGCGTGCTGGTGCACTCCGACAGCGGCATGGACTCCTTCGACGACATGGAGAACCACACCTGGATGGTCCAGACCGGCAACACCGGCGCGGAGTACATGCAGAAGGAGAAGGGCCTGACCTTCAAGACCCAGGCCTACCAGGGCTCGATCGCGAACTTCCTCGACGACAAGAGTCTGGTGCAGCAGGGCTGGCCGACCAACGAGCAGTACCAGGCGCTCAAGGCCGGCGTGGAGACGAAGTTCTTCAGCTACGCCTCGGCCGGCTACAACCCCTACAACGACGTCATCTTCACCTCGAAGTCGTACCTGGAGAAGAACCCTCAGGCGGTCAAGGACTTCCTCGCCGCGTCGATGCAGGGCTGGTCGGACTACATGGGTGACGTGGACGTGGCCACCTCGACGAACGAGCAGCTGATGAAGGTCAACCCGGAGCAGACCTCGGACGCCCTCTGGTACGCCTGGGACAAGCAGCGCGACTTCATCGCCACCGGCGACGGCGAGCAGCAGATCGGCGCGATGAGCAGCGAGCGCTGGAGCACCCTGGTCGACCAGCTGACCAAGCTCGGTGTGCTGACCAAGGAGATCGACCCGGCCGACCTGTTCGACAACTCGTACCTGCCGACCGTGCCCGCGCCGTCCACCCTGCCGGACGCGCCCGCCGACTCCTACTGA
- a CDS encoding NAD-dependent epimerase/dehydratase family protein, producing the protein MNQRKLQQADDPHLKQFPGPPSWLRGRRILVTGSAGGIGRRLVQALSEAGANVVELDIAAAEPQDMPKPWRTARATIRQDIRSGGIRAVLAQYQPEVVMHLAAQAAVPASVARPVHDADVNIHGSLLVAEAAAEAGAHLIFAATCAIYGRPERLPVSETSRLAPISPYGLSKAAAVEYLDWFAAERGLKATTLILGNVYGAGNPNAVIDRFVADALNGTAIRMHGDGTATRDFVHIDDVTAAFIAAASSPPVGRVNIGSGTETSIRTLRELVADLVPRTSTRLSQIRPGDILRMQLDPTRAAHTLGWSAQTNLITGVAALVGRYRAAATNGLWPSANVGVAHAAQPHVAVGAARPGRR; encoded by the coding sequence ATGAACCAGCGCAAGCTGCAGCAGGCGGACGATCCTCACCTGAAACAGTTTCCGGGGCCGCCCAGCTGGCTTCGGGGCCGCCGCATCCTGGTCACCGGGTCCGCGGGCGGCATCGGCCGTCGCCTCGTGCAGGCGCTGAGCGAGGCCGGTGCGAACGTCGTCGAGCTGGACATCGCCGCTGCGGAGCCGCAGGACATGCCCAAGCCGTGGCGCACCGCCCGAGCGACGATCCGGCAGGACATCCGCTCGGGTGGGATCCGGGCCGTGCTGGCCCAGTACCAGCCCGAGGTCGTCATGCACCTGGCCGCTCAGGCCGCCGTCCCGGCCTCCGTGGCCCGGCCAGTCCACGATGCTGACGTCAATATCCACGGCAGCCTGCTTGTGGCAGAAGCAGCCGCTGAGGCAGGTGCGCACCTGATCTTTGCGGCCACCTGCGCCATCTACGGGCGCCCCGAACGACTGCCGGTCTCCGAAACCTCCCGCCTGGCCCCGATCAGCCCGTACGGACTCAGCAAAGCCGCAGCCGTCGAATACCTCGACTGGTTCGCGGCTGAGCGAGGCCTGAAGGCAACCACCCTGATCCTCGGAAACGTCTACGGCGCCGGGAACCCGAACGCCGTCATCGACCGCTTCGTCGCCGACGCCCTCAACGGGACGGCCATCCGCATGCACGGCGACGGAACCGCCACCCGTGACTTCGTCCACATCGACGACGTCACCGCCGCCTTCATCGCCGCGGCCAGCTCTCCGCCCGTGGGACGGGTCAATATCGGCAGCGGTACCGAGACCAGCATCCGCACACTGCGCGAGCTTGTCGCAGACCTTGTCCCGCGGACCAGCACCCGGCTGAGCCAGATCCGGCCTGGGGACATCCTCCGCATGCAGCTCGACCCCACCCGGGCCGCTCACACCCTCGGCTGGAGCGCCCAGACCAACCTGATCACCGGAGTCGCCGCCCTCGTCGGTCGTTACCGCGCTGCAGCCACGAACGGGCTCTGGCCAAGCGCCAATGTCGGGGTAGCCCATGCCGCCCAACCACATGTGGCTGTCGGTGCGGCTCGTCCAGGGCGGCGATGA
- a CDS encoding AtzH-like domain-containing protein, which produces MNVVEVSSGIDGRAEIDCPGEVPAGLLEAFDAYERALLGNDVAVLDDLFAPGEHTVRGDGTHLLIGHEAIAGFRSGRSVIPTRRVVRILVRPIGDDAALLMAGTLAATGGATGLQSQLWQRVDGAWKVTAAHVSLPAKAAPAPLGIDGGIDGSIWRIVGTPLVRPAKDGVLSGHTVAVKDLFAVRDQAIGAGNPTWLDEQKPQERHAPAVAHLLDAGAEITGIARTDEFAYSLAGQNAHYGTPPNPAVPQGISGGSTSGPATAVALGQVTIGLGTDTAGSIRVPASYQGLVGLRTTHGAVSASGVHPLAPSFDTVGWLTRDAATSLRVAQVLVPENNGGRRAERTIVLPTVENLAAPDVAADCAARRAGLVAAGILPALAETDLPGEVLESWFTAFRTVQAHEAWQANGAWIEAHPGALGADVAGRFEIAAKVTADQAGAARSVLAEARAQLRDLLDGAILVLPSSAGGAPARDASPGQVEAERAGTLRMTCLAGLAGAPALSLPLLRTADGRPAGLCLVGAPGTDHQLLQLAVSGGLA; this is translated from the coding sequence ATGAACGTGGTCGAGGTGAGTTCCGGGATCGACGGCAGGGCCGAGATCGACTGCCCGGGTGAGGTTCCGGCCGGACTGCTCGAGGCGTTCGACGCCTATGAGCGGGCCCTGCTGGGCAACGACGTGGCCGTGCTCGACGACCTGTTCGCCCCCGGCGAGCACACCGTGCGCGGCGACGGCACCCACCTGCTGATCGGGCACGAGGCGATCGCCGGTTTCCGGTCCGGGCGCAGCGTGATCCCGACCCGCCGCGTGGTGAGGATCCTCGTGCGGCCGATCGGTGACGACGCCGCGCTGCTGATGGCCGGCACCCTGGCCGCGACCGGCGGCGCGACCGGGCTCCAGAGCCAGCTGTGGCAGCGCGTGGACGGCGCCTGGAAGGTCACCGCCGCCCATGTCAGCCTGCCGGCCAAGGCCGCCCCCGCCCCCCTCGGCATCGACGGCGGCATCGACGGCAGCATCTGGCGGATCGTCGGCACACCGCTGGTGAGACCCGCGAAAGACGGTGTGCTGAGCGGCCATACGGTCGCCGTGAAAGACCTCTTCGCCGTCCGTGACCAGGCGATCGGCGCCGGGAACCCCACCTGGCTGGACGAGCAGAAACCGCAGGAGCGGCACGCCCCCGCCGTCGCGCACCTGCTCGACGCCGGCGCCGAGATCACCGGTATCGCCCGCACCGACGAGTTCGCCTACAGCCTGGCCGGGCAGAACGCCCACTACGGCACCCCGCCGAATCCCGCTGTGCCGCAGGGCATCAGCGGCGGCTCGACCAGCGGACCGGCCACCGCGGTCGCCCTCGGGCAGGTGACGATCGGCCTCGGCACCGACACCGCCGGGTCGATCCGGGTGCCCGCCTCCTACCAGGGGCTGGTCGGCCTGAGGACGACGCACGGCGCGGTCAGCGCCTCCGGGGTGCACCCGCTCGCACCGTCGTTCGACACCGTCGGCTGGCTCACCCGCGACGCGGCCACCAGCCTGCGGGTGGCGCAGGTGCTGGTGCCGGAGAACAACGGTGGACGACGGGCGGAGCGCACGATCGTCCTGCCCACCGTGGAGAATCTGGCCGCCCCCGACGTCGCGGCCGACTGCGCTGCCCGCCGGGCCGGGCTGGTCGCCGCCGGCATCCTGCCCGCCCTGGCCGAGACCGACCTGCCGGGTGAGGTGCTCGAGAGCTGGTTCACCGCCTTCCGCACCGTCCAGGCGCACGAGGCGTGGCAGGCCAACGGCGCCTGGATCGAGGCGCATCCGGGAGCCCTGGGTGCCGACGTGGCCGGGCGGTTCGAGATCGCCGCCAAGGTCACCGCCGACCAGGCCGGCGCCGCACGATCCGTGCTGGCCGAGGCCCGGGCCCAGCTGCGCGACCTGCTCGACGGCGCGATCCTGGTACTGCCCAGCAGCGCCGGCGGCGCCCCCGCCCGCGATGCCTCCCCCGGCCAGGTGGAGGCCGAGCGCGCCGGCACGCTGCGGATGACCTGTCTGGCCGGCCTGGCCGGCGCCCCGGCCCTGTCCCTGCCGCTGTTGCGCACCGCCGACGGCCGTCCCGCCGGGCTGTGCCTGGTCGGGGCGCCCGGCACCGACCACCAGCTGCTCCAGCTCGCTGTCTCCGGAGGCCTCGCGTGA